A stretch of the Tardiphaga sp. 709 genome encodes the following:
- a CDS encoding FAD-dependent oxidoreductase, translating to MAADPKANIELYECDVLVAGSGCSGMSAAITAKHSGLDVLIVEKEPRFGGTTARSGGWLWIPGTSLARAWGINEGPDEARTYLRHEAGNSFDAARVDAFLAAGPEAIDFFTSKTAVRFDMPLTFPDYDAEAPGGKQGGRSMVARPFDGRELGDHIKDIGAPLPELTVFGIMLGSGKDIIHFMRATKSLTSAVYVAKRLSKHFLNVLRYGRGMTLTNGNALAGRLAKSAFDLKIPLWLSSPVRELIIENGAVRGAIVERSGKRVRIFARRGVVLACGGFPHDIERRKAMFPHAPTGREHYSPGPTGNTGDGLRLAESAGGRVEDSLPNAAAWVPVSVTHRKDGSKGVMPHFIDRAKPGVIAVMRDGARFANEGNSYHAFVQQMMKAAKPGEEIAAWLVCDHRALRQYGLGAVPPFPMPIGQYLNSGYLIKGNTLEELAGKAGIDAGGFVTTIAQFNNTAAEGRDPAYGKGSRAYNRYQGDANHGPNPCVAPIEQGPFYAIKMVIGDLGTYAGIRTDAQARALDAGGQVINGLYAAGNDMASIMGGNYPGAGITLGPALTFGYIAGRHLAGTPVKAA from the coding sequence ATGGCTGCTGATCCCAAAGCGAATATCGAGCTTTACGAATGCGACGTACTGGTCGCCGGCTCCGGCTGCTCCGGCATGTCGGCGGCGATCACCGCAAAACATAGCGGGCTCGATGTCCTGATCGTCGAAAAGGAGCCGCGGTTCGGTGGCACGACCGCGCGCTCCGGCGGCTGGCTGTGGATCCCCGGCACATCACTGGCGCGCGCCTGGGGCATCAATGAAGGACCTGACGAGGCGCGCACCTATCTGCGCCATGAAGCCGGCAACAGCTTTGACGCCGCACGCGTCGATGCGTTTCTCGCCGCAGGGCCGGAGGCAATCGATTTCTTCACCTCCAAGACGGCGGTACGCTTCGACATGCCGCTGACCTTTCCCGATTACGATGCGGAGGCGCCCGGCGGCAAGCAGGGCGGCCGTTCCATGGTCGCGCGGCCGTTCGACGGGCGTGAGCTCGGCGACCACATCAAGGATATCGGCGCGCCGCTGCCCGAACTGACGGTGTTCGGCATCATGCTCGGCTCCGGCAAGGACATCATCCATTTCATGCGCGCGACGAAGTCGCTGACCTCGGCCGTCTATGTGGCCAAGCGACTGTCTAAGCATTTCCTGAACGTCCTGCGCTATGGTCGTGGCATGACACTGACCAACGGCAACGCCCTCGCCGGCCGGCTCGCCAAATCCGCCTTCGACCTCAAGATCCCGCTCTGGCTGTCGTCCCCGGTGCGTGAACTGATCATCGAGAACGGCGCGGTCCGCGGTGCCATCGTCGAGCGCAGCGGCAAGCGCGTCCGCATCTTCGCACGCCGCGGCGTGGTGCTCGCATGCGGCGGCTTCCCGCATGACATCGAACGGCGCAAGGCGATGTTTCCGCATGCGCCGACCGGCCGAGAGCACTATTCGCCCGGTCCAACCGGCAATACCGGCGACGGTCTTCGCCTCGCCGAGTCCGCCGGCGGGCGCGTCGAAGATTCACTGCCTAATGCCGCTGCCTGGGTGCCGGTCTCGGTCACCCATCGCAAGGACGGCAGCAAGGGCGTGATGCCGCACTTCATCGATCGCGCCAAACCCGGCGTAATCGCCGTGATGCGCGATGGCGCTCGTTTCGCCAATGAAGGCAATTCCTACCATGCTTTCGTCCAGCAGATGATGAAAGCGGCGAAGCCCGGCGAGGAGATCGCGGCGTGGCTCGTTTGCGATCACCGCGCGCTGCGCCAATACGGGCTCGGCGCCGTACCGCCGTTTCCGATGCCGATCGGCCAGTATCTGAATTCCGGTTATCTCATCAAAGGTAATACGCTCGAGGAGCTCGCGGGCAAGGCCGGCATCGACGCCGGCGGCTTCGTCACCACCATCGCGCAATTCAACAACACCGCCGCCGAAGGCCGCGATCCCGCCTATGGCAAGGGCTCCCGCGCCTATAACCGCTATCAGGGCGATGCCAACCATGGTCCGAACCCCTGCGTTGCACCCATCGAACAAGGGCCGTTCTATGCCATCAAGATGGTGATCGGCGATCTCGGCACCTATGCCGGCATCAGGACCGATGCGCAGGCACGCGCACTCGATGCCGGCGGTCAGGTCATCAACGGCCTCTATGCGGCCGGCAACGACATGGCGAGCATCATGGGCGGCAATTATCCCGGCGCGGGTATCACGCTTGGCCCCGCGCTCACCTTCGGCTATATCGCCGGCCGCCACCTCGCCGGCACACCGGTAAAGGCGGCATGA
- a CDS encoding IclR family transcriptional regulator — protein sequence MAKESRGIQSIEVGGELLQALVRNGEPMMLRDLAREAGMSPAKAHPYLASFSRIGLIEQDPSTGRYEFGALALELGIVTLRRLSAVRVATPAIMALAGTIDHAVSLAIWGTHGPTVVRMEEPSHPVHIAMRVGSTVSLLETATGRIFAAFMPPATINAALTEDLDRLSIGYDPNREIKGPAIDKILADIRTRGLARAVGEPLRGVNAFSAPVFDHSGAVVLAVTAMGAVGTFDVNWNSPIAKALLDCTNVISRRLGRDVKD from the coding sequence ATGGCTAAAGAGAGTCGCGGTATTCAGTCGATCGAGGTCGGGGGTGAATTGCTGCAGGCGCTGGTGCGCAATGGGGAACCGATGATGCTGCGGGATCTGGCCCGCGAGGCAGGAATGTCACCGGCCAAGGCGCATCCCTATCTCGCCAGTTTCTCCCGCATCGGCCTGATTGAGCAGGACCCATCCACCGGCCGCTATGAATTTGGTGCACTCGCCCTCGAGCTCGGCATCGTCACGCTGCGTCGCCTGTCGGCCGTCCGCGTTGCAACGCCGGCCATCATGGCGCTTGCCGGCACCATCGACCATGCCGTCTCGCTGGCGATCTGGGGCACCCATGGACCGACCGTGGTGCGCATGGAGGAGCCCAGCCACCCTGTGCACATCGCCATGCGCGTGGGCTCCACGGTGTCGCTGCTCGAGACAGCGACAGGGCGGATATTCGCGGCATTCATGCCACCTGCGACCATCAATGCCGCGCTCACCGAGGATCTCGATCGGCTCTCGATCGGCTACGATCCGAACCGCGAGATAAAAGGCCCGGCCATCGACAAGATCCTCGCCGACATCCGCACACGCGGGCTGGCCCGCGCCGTCGGCGAGCCCCTGCGCGGCGTCAACGCATTTTCAGCGCCGGTGTTCGACCATAGCGGCGCGGTGGTCCTAGCGGTGACTGCCATGGGCGCGGTGGGCACATTCGACGTCAACTGGAACAGCCCGATCGCTAAGGCCCTGCTCGATTGCACCAATGTGATCTCGCGTCGGCTCGGCCGCGACGTCAAGGACTGA
- a CDS encoding ABC transporter substrate-binding protein has product MTRQFLVCAAALTLWTSTVSAQVSDDVVRIGVLTDLSSWGRDNSGPGSVEAAKMALEEFGPTVLGKPIEIISADHQMKSDVGIQIARNWFDAGKVDAVVDIPNSAIAIAVHNLAKDRNKIALLSGPGASTLTDELCSPNTVHFTYDTYALAKVTASAVVAGGGKSWFFITADYAFGNQLEQDATRFIKASGGTVLGGVRHPTNTADFSSFALQAQNSKAEVVAFANAGQDTDNSIKQSGEFGLVKGGQKLVGLLMFDTDVHAIGLDAAQGTYLTTASYWNMDDKTRAWSKKFFERTKVMPTMIQTGVYGSVLHYLQAIKAAGTDDPAKVMAKMRELPIEDTFVHGGKLREDGRVIRDMYLARVKKPSESKEPWDYLDIVKTVKGDDAFRPISESKCPLLKK; this is encoded by the coding sequence ATGACACGCCAGTTCCTGGTGTGCGCAGCCGCGCTCACGCTTTGGACATCCACCGTCTCCGCTCAGGTCTCCGACGACGTCGTTCGCATCGGTGTTCTCACCGATCTCTCGAGCTGGGGGCGCGACAATAGCGGCCCCGGTTCGGTCGAAGCCGCGAAGATGGCGCTCGAAGAATTCGGCCCGACGGTGCTCGGCAAGCCGATCGAAATCATCAGCGCCGATCACCAGATGAAGTCTGACGTCGGCATCCAGATCGCGCGCAACTGGTTCGACGCCGGCAAGGTCGACGCCGTTGTCGATATCCCGAACTCCGCCATCGCCATCGCGGTTCATAATCTGGCGAAGGACCGCAACAAGATCGCACTGCTATCCGGCCCCGGCGCAAGCACGCTCACGGATGAGCTGTGCAGCCCCAACACGGTCCACTTCACCTACGACACCTACGCGCTTGCGAAGGTGACGGCCTCTGCGGTGGTCGCCGGCGGTGGAAAGTCATGGTTCTTCATCACGGCCGACTACGCCTTCGGCAATCAGCTTGAACAGGACGCGACGCGCTTCATCAAGGCGAGCGGCGGCACCGTGCTGGGCGGCGTGCGCCATCCGACCAACACCGCCGACTTCTCGTCCTTTGCGCTGCAGGCGCAGAACTCGAAGGCTGAAGTCGTCGCCTTCGCTAATGCCGGCCAGGACACCGACAATTCGATCAAACAGTCGGGCGAATTCGGCTTGGTCAAAGGCGGCCAGAAACTGGTCGGCCTGCTGATGTTCGACACGGACGTGCATGCCATCGGACTGGACGCAGCCCAAGGCACCTACCTCACCACCGCGTCCTACTGGAACATGGATGACAAGACGCGGGCCTGGTCGAAGAAGTTCTTCGAACGCACCAAGGTGATGCCGACCATGATCCAGACCGGCGTTTATGGCTCGGTGCTGCACTATCTCCAGGCCATCAAGGCTGCCGGCACCGACGATCCGGCCAAGGTAATGGCCAAGATGCGCGAACTGCCCATCGAGGACACCTTCGTGCATGGCGGCAAACTGCGCGAAGACGGCCGCGTCATCCGCGACATGTATCTGGCCCGCGTGAAGAAGCCGTCGGAATCCAAAGAGCCTTGGGACTATCTCGACATCGTCAAGACCGTGAAGGGCGATGACGCGTTCCGGCCCATCTCTGAATCTAAATGCCCATTGCTGAAGAAGTAA
- a CDS encoding molybdopterin-dependent oxidoreductase, whose amino-acid sequence MNAVDPHLHATRTTCPYCGVGCGVLATPDGNGGAAITGDPAHPANLGRLCSKGSALGETLSLDERLLHPMMRGDDGEMVQVAWGDALDHVAEGFRKVVAEHGPSAVAFYLSGQLLTEDYYVANKLMKGFLGSANVDTNSRLCMASSVAGHKRAFGADTVPGCYEDLDQADLLVLVGSNAAWCHPVLYQRMLANKQTRGARIVVIDPRRTDTVGDDDLFLGLKPGTDTALFSGLFAYLADNGALDRSYIDEHTSGFDDALARARTIAGSVAATAKATGLDEIDVATFFQMFKATPRVVTLYSQGINQSAQGTDKVNAILNCHLATGRIGKPGASPFSLTGQPNAMGGREVGGLANQLAAHMGFTPVDIDRVRRFWKAPHIATHEGLKAVQMFEAIGRGEIKALWVMGTNPAVSLPDADAVRAALSKLDLFVVSENVRSNDTVNAGAHVLLPALAWGEKSGTVTNSERRVSRQRSFLRAPGEARPDWWALSEVARRLGYGASFAYTSAAEIFREHAALSAFENNGHRDFDIGGLMKVSDEAFDTMAPVQWPVREGTTKPQARFFADGQFYANDRRARFIAPEAPELRTQVSVERPLRLNTGRVRDQWHTMTRTGLSPRLGQHIPEPFVEIHPDDAAQFAIVDGGHARLTTDYGECVLKVIVSERQQRGMLFAPIHWNDETAGFARVGGLVAPITDPFSGQPENKATPVAIAPAVFAQRGFVLSRSPLEMPFGVQWTRVAVTGGVGYLLSDNTDVETWQSWLKPLLGDDAAEYEDAGQGVYRAVSFKDDGIETCLFIGPTEGALSWDAVKELFAAETVSDDQRRTLLSGKSADGAASAGPIVCACFGVGRNTICDAIAAGAGTAAEIGTRLKAGTNCGSCIPELKRLIAASETAPDEQPKVAAAN is encoded by the coding sequence ATGAACGCGGTCGATCCGCATCTGCACGCCACGCGCACCACATGCCCTTACTGCGGCGTCGGTTGCGGCGTGCTGGCGACGCCGGACGGCAACGGTGGCGCAGCGATTACGGGCGATCCCGCGCATCCCGCCAATCTCGGCCGACTCTGCTCGAAAGGATCGGCGCTCGGCGAAACGCTGAGCCTCGACGAGCGCCTGCTGCATCCGATGATGCGGGGCGACGATGGCGAGATGGTGCAGGTCGCCTGGGGCGATGCGCTGGATCATGTCGCCGAGGGATTTCGGAAGGTCGTCGCCGAACATGGCCCGAGTGCCGTGGCATTTTATCTCTCCGGCCAGTTGCTGACTGAGGATTACTACGTCGCCAACAAGCTGATGAAGGGCTTTCTCGGCAGCGCCAATGTCGATACCAATTCGCGGCTCTGCATGGCGTCATCAGTCGCTGGCCATAAGCGTGCGTTTGGCGCCGATACGGTGCCGGGGTGCTACGAGGATCTCGACCAGGCGGATTTGCTGGTGCTGGTCGGCTCCAATGCCGCCTGGTGCCATCCGGTGCTGTATCAGCGCATGCTGGCCAACAAGCAGACGCGAGGCGCACGGATCGTCGTGATCGATCCACGCCGCACCGACACGGTTGGCGATGACGATCTGTTTCTCGGCCTGAAGCCCGGCACTGATACCGCGTTGTTCAGCGGGCTGTTTGCCTATCTCGCCGATAACGGGGCGCTCGATCGCAGCTATATCGATGAGCATACGTCAGGCTTTGACGACGCGCTGGCGCGGGCCAGAACCATCGCCGGTAGTGTGGCGGCGACAGCAAAGGCGACGGGACTCGACGAGATCGATGTCGCGACCTTCTTCCAGATGTTCAAGGCGACACCGCGTGTGGTCACGCTGTATTCGCAGGGCATCAACCAGTCGGCGCAGGGCACCGACAAGGTCAATGCGATCCTCAACTGCCATCTGGCCACCGGCCGCATCGGTAAGCCCGGCGCGTCGCCGTTCTCGCTCACCGGCCAGCCCAATGCCATGGGCGGCCGCGAGGTCGGCGGCCTCGCCAACCAGCTCGCAGCCCATATGGGCTTCACGCCTGTCGATATCGACCGTGTGCGCCGGTTCTGGAAGGCGCCGCATATCGCCACCCATGAAGGCCTCAAGGCCGTGCAGATGTTCGAAGCCATCGGCCGTGGCGAGATCAAGGCGTTGTGGGTGATGGGTACCAATCCCGCGGTGTCGCTCCCGGATGCCGATGCCGTGCGGGCGGCGCTGAGCAAGCTCGATCTGTTCGTGGTGTCAGAGAATGTGCGGTCCAACGACACCGTGAATGCCGGTGCGCATGTGTTGCTGCCAGCACTGGCCTGGGGCGAGAAGTCCGGCACGGTCACCAATTCCGAACGCCGCGTGTCGCGGCAGCGGTCGTTTCTGCGGGCGCCTGGCGAGGCGCGGCCGGACTGGTGGGCGCTGAGCGAAGTCGCCAGGCGCCTGGGTTACGGCGCGTCATTTGCCTACACATCGGCCGCCGAGATTTTTCGCGAGCACGCCGCCCTTTCGGCCTTCGAGAACAACGGCCATCGCGATTTCGATATAGGCGGATTGATGAAGGTCTCGGATGAGGCCTTCGACACCATGGCCCCGGTGCAATGGCCGGTGCGCGAGGGGACCACGAAGCCGCAGGCGCGGTTCTTCGCCGATGGCCAATTCTACGCCAATGACCGGCGCGCGCGTTTCATCGCGCCGGAGGCGCCGGAGCTGCGCACGCAGGTGTCCGTCGAGCGGCCGCTGCGTTTGAACACTGGCCGCGTTCGCGATCAGTGGCACACGATGACGCGCACGGGTCTCAGCCCGCGGCTCGGCCAGCATATTCCGGAGCCGTTCGTCGAGATCCATCCTGACGATGCTGCGCAGTTCGCCATCGTCGATGGCGGCCATGCGCGGTTGACGACCGACTATGGCGAATGCGTGCTGAAAGTCATTGTCAGCGAACGGCAGCAGCGCGGCATGCTGTTCGCGCCGATCCACTGGAACGACGAGACCGCGGGTTTCGCGCGTGTCGGCGGACTTGTCGCGCCGATCACCGACCCGTTCTCCGGTCAGCCCGAGAACAAGGCAACGCCGGTGGCGATCGCACCTGCGGTGTTTGCACAGCGTGGCTTCGTGCTGTCGCGTAGTCCGCTGGAGATGCCGTTCGGCGTGCAATGGACGCGCGTCGCGGTCACGGGCGGCGTCGGTTATCTGCTCTCGGACAATACCGATGTTGAGACCTGGCAGAGCTGGTTGAAGCCGTTGCTGGGCGATGATGCCGCTGAATACGAAGACGCCGGCCAAGGTGTGTATCGCGCGGTGTCGTTCAAGGATGACGGGATCGAGACCTGTCTGTTCATCGGCCCGACGGAGGGCGCGCTCTCCTGGGATGCCGTGAAGGAATTGTTCGCGGCCGAGACCGTGAGCGACGACCAGCGCCGTACGCTGCTCTCTGGAAAGTCCGCAGATGGTGCTGCGAGTGCAGGGCCCATCGTCTGCGCCTGCTTCGGCGTTGGTCGCAACACCATCTGTGACGCAATAGCCGCTGGGGCTGGCACCGCGGCCGAGATCGGAACCAGGCTCAAGGCCGGCACCAATTGCGGCTCGTGCATACCGGAGCTCAAGCGCCTGATAGCCGCGAGCGAAACGGCGCCGGATGAGCAGCCCAAGGTGGCGGCGGCGAATTGA
- a CDS encoding sugar ABC transporter permease produces the protein MSELTAGKAVAKTTATVAAEAATAQKNEWRPISYWPFVIPAMIVVMAVIIFPWVYTIWMSLHEWKVGQAPTFVGFANYLRLPSDARFVESVGHTLVYTALSVALPLILGTLAAVIFNNKFPLRGFFRGLFILPMMATPVAIALVWTMMFHPQLGVLNYLLSLFGLPPSLWVFHPATAIPSLVLVETWQWTPLVMLIVLGGLSAIPTEPYESAQIDGATPWQTFRYISLPMIMPFLFIAAMIRMIDAVKSFDIIFAITQGGPGSASETINLYLYSVAFVYYDVGYASAIVVVFFALIVALAGALLHLRQRTHWNEAGGSA, from the coding sequence GTGAGTGAACTGACAGCGGGAAAGGCAGTCGCCAAAACGACCGCAACGGTCGCGGCCGAAGCGGCGACTGCGCAAAAGAACGAGTGGCGGCCAATTTCCTATTGGCCGTTCGTGATTCCAGCGATGATCGTCGTCATGGCGGTCATTATCTTCCCGTGGGTCTATACGATCTGGATGAGCCTGCACGAATGGAAGGTCGGCCAAGCGCCGACCTTCGTCGGCTTCGCCAATTATCTCAGGCTGCCGAGCGATGCGCGTTTCGTGGAATCCGTGGGGCACACCCTGGTCTATACGGCGCTGTCGGTCGCGCTGCCGCTGATCCTCGGCACACTGGCGGCGGTGATTTTCAACAACAAGTTTCCGCTGCGCGGCTTCTTCCGCGGGCTCTTCATATTGCCGATGATGGCGACGCCGGTCGCCATCGCACTGGTGTGGACGATGATGTTCCACCCGCAGCTCGGCGTTTTGAACTATCTGCTGTCGCTGTTCGGCCTGCCGCCATCGCTGTGGGTATTCCATCCCGCCACCGCGATCCCGTCGCTGGTGCTGGTGGAGACGTGGCAATGGACGCCGCTGGTCATGCTGATCGTGCTCGGCGGCCTCAGCGCCATTCCGACCGAGCCCTATGAAAGCGCCCAGATCGACGGTGCGACACCCTGGCAGACCTTCCGCTACATCTCGCTGCCGATGATCATGCCGTTCCTGTTCATCGCGGCGATGATCCGCATGATCGACGCCGTGAAGAGTTTCGATATCATCTTCGCGATCACGCAAGGCGGCCCCGGCAGCGCCTCGGAAACCATCAATCTCTATCTCTACAGCGTCGCTTTCGTCTATTACGACGTCGGCTATGCCTCCGCGATCGTGGTGGTGTTCTTCGCGCTCATCGTCGCTCTCGCCGGCGCGCTCTTGCATCTGCGCCAGCGCACCCACTGGAACGAAGCCGGAGGCAGTGCCTGA
- a CDS encoding carbohydrate ABC transporter permease: protein MRDFLNKLGLTFAFIVIVSPAVLFFLWMLSLSLKFEIDNASYPPVFIPERINWGNYAAVIESKRFMTYFFNTLIVTGSATLFALVIGVPAGYGIARMRARKSAIVILIARITPGLSYLIPLFLLFQWLGLLGTLWPQIIIHLVVTVPIVIWIMIGYFETTPMELEESAIIDGATRWQVFRHVALPIARSGIAVAFILSVIFSWNNFVFGIVLAGRETRTLPVAVYNMISFDQLSWGPLAAAALIVTLPVLLLTMFAQRQIVAGLTAGAVK, encoded by the coding sequence ATGCGCGACTTTCTCAACAAACTCGGTCTGACCTTCGCCTTCATCGTCATCGTTTCGCCGGCGGTGCTGTTCTTCCTCTGGATGCTGTCACTGTCGCTGAAATTCGAGATCGACAACGCCTCCTATCCACCGGTCTTCATTCCGGAGCGTATCAATTGGGGCAATTACGCTGCCGTCATCGAATCCAAACGGTTCATGACCTATTTCTTCAACACGCTGATCGTCACCGGCTCGGCGACCTTGTTCGCTCTCGTTATCGGCGTGCCTGCCGGTTACGGCATCGCGCGTATGCGTGCGCGCAAATCGGCCATCGTGATCCTGATTGCGCGCATCACGCCCGGCCTGTCCTACCTGATCCCGCTATTCCTGCTGTTCCAGTGGCTCGGCCTGCTCGGCACATTGTGGCCACAGATCATCATCCATCTCGTGGTGACGGTACCGATCGTGATCTGGATTATGATCGGCTATTTCGAGACGACGCCGATGGAGCTTGAGGAATCCGCCATCATCGACGGCGCCACCCGCTGGCAGGTGTTCCGCCACGTCGCGCTGCCGATTGCTCGCTCCGGCATCGCCGTTGCCTTCATTCTCTCGGTGATTTTCTCCTGGAACAATTTCGTCTTCGGCATCGTGCTGGCGGGGCGGGAAACGCGGACATTGCCGGTCGCGGTCTACAACATGATCTCGTTCGATCAGTTGAGCTGGGGGCCGCTAGCGGCGGCCGCCCTGATCGTAACACTGCCGGTGCTGTTGCTGACAATGTTTGCGCAAAGGCAGATTGTGGCGGGACTGACCGCGGGCGCGGTGAAGTGA
- a CDS encoding glucose 1-dehydrogenase: MMASFAPDLLKGQLALVTGAAAGNGRAIALGLAAHGADVIVTDIDRDGAAQTASEIGAVGRQSWHHHLDVTDVDTCRQIAQTVKASAGDISILINNAGIIIREGIDSERAVENWRRVLDVNLNGVFNVTHAFLPALRARRGNVINLGSIASFVGVADTLGYSPSKGGVKLLTQALAREVAKDGVRVNAIAPGVIETAMTEATRNDPARLAGFLGRTPMGRVGQPDELIGPVVFLASPMASYVTGTTLPVDGGFLAV; encoded by the coding sequence ATGATGGCCAGCTTCGCCCCCGATCTGCTGAAGGGTCAATTGGCGCTTGTAACGGGTGCTGCCGCTGGCAACGGTCGTGCGATTGCGCTGGGTCTGGCTGCACATGGGGCCGACGTCATCGTGACCGACATCGACCGCGATGGCGCTGCGCAGACGGCCAGCGAGATCGGAGCAGTTGGACGGCAGTCATGGCATCATCATCTCGATGTCACGGATGTCGATACCTGCCGACAGATCGCACAGACCGTCAAAGCGAGTGCCGGCGACATCTCGATCCTGATCAACAATGCCGGTATCATCATTCGCGAAGGCATCGATTCCGAACGCGCGGTGGAGAACTGGCGGCGCGTGCTCGACGTCAATCTCAATGGCGTCTTCAACGTGACCCACGCCTTCCTGCCCGCCTTGCGCGCGCGGCGCGGCAACGTGATCAATCTTGGCTCCATCGCCTCTTTCGTTGGGGTCGCCGATACGCTTGGCTATTCGCCTTCCAAGGGCGGCGTGAAGCTTCTGACGCAAGCGTTGGCGCGCGAAGTGGCCAAAGACGGCGTGCGCGTCAACGCCATTGCGCCGGGCGTGATCGAGACGGCCATGACCGAAGCGACACGCAACGATCCCGCGCGATTGGCCGGCTTCCTCGGCCGCACGCCAATGGGGCGCGTTGGCCAACCCGATGAGCTGATCGGCCCCGTGGTCTTCCTCGCTTCACCCATGGCGTCCTATGTCACCGGCACAACCTTGCCAGTGGATGGAGGCTTCCTGGCCGTGTAG
- a CDS encoding ABC transporter substrate-binding protein — MALYGPTRRAFVQGALATSALGLTGIPAFADPAWKKYAGTTIEANLIKGPRGELLQKYASEFTELTGIKVESEVIPEQQQRQKAVIELTSGKPSFDVVHVSYHVQKRQFEKAGWLADLTGFMKDPNLTAPDLRVDDFSAGGLQFAQNDKGEMHSLPWSVDYFILYYNKEMFAKKGVAVPKTMDEMAAAAEKLNDPANGIYGFTGRGLRNANMTLWTNFFLNYGGEFLDAKGNILTDGPEAIEATKMYQRLLTKTAPPGVAGFNWMESMASLTQGRAAMWIDGVGWAPPIEDPNASRVVGKIGYTVVPAGPKGQFSAAYGDGIGIAKTSTKKEAAYLYCQWAVSKTMGARLLQSGGGVPFRNSILNDETVRKGVKNQEWLDSVIASAKISKLGLPVIVPVAEFRDLVGAAVTATLAGADPATELKKAHEQFRPILERSEKS, encoded by the coding sequence ATGGCTCTTTACGGCCCGACACGTCGTGCCTTTGTGCAGGGGGCGCTCGCCACCAGCGCACTTGGCCTCACCGGCATTCCAGCTTTCGCCGATCCCGCCTGGAAGAAGTACGCAGGCACCACGATTGAAGCCAATCTGATCAAGGGCCCGCGCGGCGAGCTGCTGCAGAAATACGCCTCCGAATTCACGGAATTGACCGGCATCAAGGTCGAATCCGAAGTGATCCCCGAGCAGCAGCAGCGCCAGAAGGCCGTGATCGAGCTCACCTCCGGCAAGCCCAGCTTCGACGTCGTGCATGTCAGCTACCACGTCCAGAAGCGTCAGTTCGAAAAGGCCGGCTGGCTCGCCGATCTCACCGGCTTCATGAAGGATCCGAACCTGACCGCGCCGGATTTGCGCGTCGACGACTTCTCCGCCGGCGGTCTGCAATTTGCGCAGAACGACAAGGGCGAGATGCACTCGCTGCCGTGGTCGGTCGACTATTTCATCCTGTATTACAACAAAGAGATGTTCGCGAAGAAGGGCGTCGCGGTTCCGAAGACCATGGATGAGATGGCAGCCGCCGCCGAGAAGCTCAACGATCCCGCCAACGGCATCTACGGCTTCACCGGGCGTGGCCTCCGCAACGCCAACATGACGCTGTGGACCAACTTCTTCCTGAACTATGGCGGCGAATTCCTCGATGCCAAGGGCAATATCCTGACCGATGGGCCCGAGGCGATCGAAGCGACCAAGATGTATCAGCGCCTTCTCACCAAGACGGCGCCTCCCGGCGTCGCGGGCTTCAACTGGATGGAGTCGATGGCCTCGCTGACACAGGGCCGCGCGGCCATGTGGATCGACGGCGTCGGCTGGGCACCGCCCATCGAGGATCCCAATGCATCGCGCGTGGTCGGCAAGATCGGCTACACCGTCGTGCCCGCCGGACCGAAGGGGCAATTCTCCGCCGCCTATGGCGACGGCATCGGCATCGCCAAGACCTCGACCAAGAAGGAAGCCGCCTATCTCTATTGCCAATGGGCGGTGTCGAAGACCATGGGTGCCCGGCTGTTGCAGAGCGGCGGCGGCGTGCCGTTCCGCAACTCGATCCTCAATGACGAGACGGTGCGCAAGGGCGTGAAGAACCAGGAATGGCTGGATTCAGTGATCGCCTCGGCCAAGATCAGCAAGCTCGGCCTGCCGGTCATCGTTCCCGTCGCCGAATTCCGCGACCTCGTCGGTGCCGCCGTCACTGCCACACTGGCAGGCGCGGATCCGGCTACCGAGCTAAAGAAAGCCCACGAACAGTTCCGGCCGATTCTGGAGCGCAGCGAAAAATCGTGA